Proteins co-encoded in one Ammoniphilus sp. CFH 90114 genomic window:
- a CDS encoding glucose-6-phosphate isomerase, with protein MSIRFNYSKALPFMKKEEVENLSSQVQLAHQMLHEKTGAGREYTGWVELPINYDKEEFTRIQAAAERIQRDSQALVVIGIGGSYLGARAAIEMLTHTFYNQVASTTPQIYFVGQNISSTYLAHLFEVLEGKDISVNVISKSGTTTEPAVAFRFFRDYMEKKYGKEGARKRIYATTDREKGALKKLATEEGYETFVIPDDIGGRYSVLTAVGLLPIAVSGANIETIMQGAADAYHTYNNPDLMSNECYQYAAARNVLYRKGKTTEILVNYEPSLHFIAEWWKQLFGESEGKDQKGIFPASLDFSTDLHSMGQYVQDGLRNIFETVFHVEEPKVQLTIQEDPENVDGLNFLSGKTMDEVNKKAFEGTLLAHIDGGVPNFVISLDRLNEYTFGQLVYFFEKACGISGYLLGVNPFDQPGVEAYKKNMFALLGKPGYELEKQQLESRL; from the coding sequence GTGAGTATTCGTTTTAACTATAGTAAGGCCTTGCCATTCATGAAAAAAGAAGAAGTAGAGAATCTGTCCAGCCAGGTTCAGCTCGCTCATCAGATGCTCCATGAGAAAACAGGGGCCGGAAGGGAATACACAGGTTGGGTAGAGCTGCCTATAAATTATGATAAAGAGGAATTTACTCGCATCCAAGCTGCAGCAGAGCGTATTCAACGTGACTCACAGGCTCTGGTCGTCATCGGTATCGGTGGATCCTACCTAGGAGCAAGAGCAGCTATCGAGATGCTTACTCATACTTTTTACAATCAGGTAGCAAGTACAACACCACAAATCTACTTCGTGGGACAGAATATCAGTTCCACCTACTTGGCTCATTTGTTTGAAGTTCTTGAAGGAAAGGATATCTCGGTAAACGTTATTTCGAAATCAGGAACGACGACAGAACCAGCTGTTGCTTTCCGTTTTTTCCGAGATTATATGGAGAAGAAGTACGGGAAAGAGGGAGCAAGAAAACGGATTTACGCTACAACCGACAGAGAAAAAGGAGCATTGAAGAAGCTGGCCACTGAGGAGGGATACGAGACCTTCGTTATTCCCGATGATATAGGCGGAAGATATTCGGTGTTAACGGCAGTCGGACTTCTTCCTATTGCGGTAAGCGGAGCTAATATTGAAACCATCATGCAAGGGGCTGCCGATGCCTACCATACATACAATAACCCAGATCTTATGAGCAATGAATGTTACCAGTATGCAGCCGCAAGGAATGTCCTATACCGTAAGGGGAAGACGACAGAGATCCTAGTCAACTACGAGCCATCGCTTCACTTTATTGCAGAATGGTGGAAGCAACTCTTTGGGGAAAGTGAAGGAAAAGATCAGAAGGGTATCTTCCCTGCTTCCCTCGATTTTTCAACCGACCTGCATTCCATGGGGCAATATGTACAGGATGGTCTACGGAATATTTTTGAAACTGTCTTTCACGTTGAGGAGCCCAAGGTCCAGTTAACGATTCAAGAGGATCCGGAGAATGTGGATGGACTGAACTTTCTCTCTGGCAAGACGATGGATGAGGTGAATAAAAAGGCTTTTGAAGGGACCTTACTTGCACATATCGATGGAGGGGTTCCAAACTTCGTCATTTCCTTAGATCGATTGAATGAATACACCTTTGGACAGCTTGTCTACTTCTTTGAGAAGGCGTGTGGAATTAGCGGGTACCTCTTAGGGGTTAACCCATTTGATCAGCCAGGAGTAGAAGCTTATAAGAAGAATATGTTTGCTCTTCTAGGCAAACCAGGCTATGAATTAGAAAAACAACAACTAGAGAGCAGATTATAG